The Thermococcus thermotolerans genome contains a region encoding:
- a CDS encoding ArnT family glycosyltransferase, which yields MTPALPKRDVYISGAIALFSLTLAIAFLPNRTITYDGALYINIARNLLKGITNYTYQGVYMMYRPPVYVYTLSLLFRFVPPHSHLETARLVSAFFYALTAGLVYIFAMELWKDRLKAFTAAMFYVFNPLAFAMGTRELVHSEFTFFYTLAIYLLYTGRKRGEAMKLYLSFIIAGIAVLTRYTGLSILGVIIAYLYLTEHWDWAKKKEYPLGFLLFILVLLPWMYMGHLYYGGAFKPFSVATQYVTNAPPVSAFDYVGMIANTLGILLFLAITGFVFLKKNDEGWLLISWLFLGLLGIMTVTHKEERFITFLSPAIALLAAHGLWSLAEILHGLITSAERRKYASILLLILFLIPIGRDALHLKGQWDEQGAVYVKVMEYASANYPSVEWLLVSPKMYTMAGLYYPDAIIQVIMDRQQVRNRIASGKYDLIIKMESDPPLNIEESGMYTIAREFPEEGFKVFIRSTSIPKSKDS from the coding sequence GTGACGCCAGCACTCCCAAAAAGGGATGTATACATAAGTGGGGCAATAGCCCTTTTTTCCCTGACTCTAGCCATAGCCTTCCTACCCAATAGAACCATCACCTACGATGGGGCCCTGTACATAAATATCGCAAGGAATCTCCTCAAGGGCATAACGAACTACACCTACCAAGGGGTCTACATGATGTACCGTCCACCAGTCTATGTCTACACGCTCTCGCTTCTCTTTAGGTTCGTTCCACCCCACTCCCACCTAGAGACAGCCCGGCTCGTCTCAGCGTTCTTTTACGCCCTGACGGCTGGCCTCGTATATATCTTTGCTATGGAGCTCTGGAAAGACCGGCTGAAGGCGTTTACGGCGGCTATGTTCTACGTCTTCAATCCCCTGGCTTTTGCGATGGGCACCCGCGAGCTCGTCCACAGCGAGTTCACGTTTTTCTACACCCTCGCCATATACCTACTGTATACCGGGAGAAAGAGGGGCGAAGCCATGAAGCTGTACCTCTCGTTCATAATAGCGGGAATAGCGGTGCTGACCAGATACACAGGACTCTCGATACTGGGGGTTATAATAGCATACCTGTATCTGACCGAACACTGGGACTGGGCAAAGAAAAAGGAGTATCCCCTCGGGTTCCTCCTCTTCATCCTTGTCCTCCTGCCCTGGATGTACATGGGGCATCTCTATTATGGCGGTGCGTTTAAGCCCTTCAGCGTGGCCACCCAGTACGTAACCAACGCACCACCTGTTTCAGCATTCGACTACGTGGGAATGATAGCCAACACCCTGGGTATCCTCCTGTTCTTAGCAATAACCGGCTTTGTATTTCTCAAAAAGAACGACGAGGGGTGGCTTCTCATAAGCTGGCTCTTTCTGGGACTGCTGGGAATAATGACCGTAACCCATAAGGAAGAGCGCTTCATAACGTTCCTCTCTCCGGCGATTGCCCTCCTAGCCGCTCACGGCCTGTGGAGCCTGGCGGAGATTCTCCACGGACTTATAACGAGTGCCGAGCGCAGAAAGTATGCGTCTATCCTGCTCCTGATACTGTTCCTGATTCCAATTGGAAGAGACGCCCTACACCTCAAAGGGCAGTGGGACGAACAGGGGGCTGTCTATGTTAAGGTGATGGAATACGCCTCAGCCAACTACCCTTCCGTGGAATGGCTCCTTGTCTCGCCCAAGATGTACACGATGGCGGGACTGTACTACCCGGATGCAATAATCCAGGTCATAATGGACAGACAACAGGTTCGTAACAGAATCGCCAGCGGAAAGTACGACCTTATAATCAAAATGGAGAGCGACCCTCCATTAAACATCGAAGAAAGCGGTATGTACACCATCGCCAGGGAGTTCCCTGAAGAGGGCTTTAAGGTTTTCATTCGCTCCACCTCAATCCCCAAAAGCAAGGATAGCTAA